A genomic region of Vitis vinifera cultivar Pinot Noir 40024 chromosome 7, ASM3070453v1 contains the following coding sequences:
- the LOC104879763 gene encoding nuclear transcription factor Y subunit B-5, with translation MVDDIGTNADRDYDHKYNYAGGSSVSAEDGIIKEQDRLLPIANVGRIMKQILPPNAKISKEAKETMQECVSEFISFVTGEASDKCHKEKRKTVNGDDICWALGTLGFDDYAEPLKRYLHRYRELEGEKANQSKASEENDEPSNYRGEPPMKHTVSPAPLKFNVLERSNSSLSKRL, from the coding sequence ATGGTTGATGATATAGGTACTAATGCAGATAGAGACTATGATCATAAGTATAATTATGCAGGTGGTAGCAGTGTTTCGGCTGAGGATGGGATCATCAAGGAACAAGATCGATTGCTGCCGATCGCCAATGTTGGACGGATCATGAAGCAGATCCTGCCACCTAATGCAAAAATCTCCAAGGAAGCAAAAGAAACCATGCAAGAATGTGTCTCGGAGTTCATTAGCTTTGTGACTGGAGAAGCATCTGACAAGTGTCACAAGGAGAAGCGCAAGACTGTCAATGGGGACGACATTTGTTGGGCTTTGGGAACTTTAGGGTTTGATGACTATGCTGAACCGCTTAAAAGGTATTTGCATAGATATAGGGAGTTAGAAGGTGAGAAAGCTAACCAGAGTAAGGCtagtgaagaaaatgatgaacCTTCAAATTATAGAGGTGAACCACCAATGAAGCATACAGTTTCACCTGCTCCACTGAAGTTCAATGTGCTTGAGAGGAGTAATAGCTCTCTTTCCAAGCGACTTTAG